One part of the Odontesthes bonariensis isolate fOdoBon6 chromosome 13, fOdoBon6.hap1, whole genome shotgun sequence genome encodes these proteins:
- the sesn4 gene encoding sestrin-3 isoform X1: MIICTNKMEYPLRSQCQRVQKQVMVNGERERVSLLFMKALVSRGSVDAVSQQMASHPQYLESFLRTQHYILHMDGPLPLPYRHYIAIMAAARHHCNYLVYLHSAQFLRVGGDPLWLQGLEAAPARLRLLDHINKVLAHQPWLTACSHIQKLLKAGEQCWSLAELVQAVVILAHCHSLCSFVFGCETDSDFVPFSKSPNGTPSSLCAFDAANGNTNVPPSLATPPEHITRRRSFDSGCDMVGLKERIQKSQEECEKREERFLQTQTLQQTDLEDEEETMCFADPSRFITDPDFCYQEFARRDEDHFQVLRVQDYSWEDHGFSLVNRLYSDIGHLLDDRFRSVTTLPSLHSPDMKRAIWNYIHCVLGIRYDDYDYGEVNQLLERNLKLYIKAVACFPDATKTPVCPQSWTPLKTTERIHLNLLIMEARLQAELLYALRAITQYMIA; the protein is encoded by the exons ATGATCATCTGTACGAATAAAATGGAGTATCCCTTAAGATCGCAGTGCCAGCGAGTCCAGAAACAG GTGATGGTGAACGGTGAGAGGGAGCGAGTGTCGTTGCTGTTCATGAAAGCTCTGGTCAGCAGGGGGAGCGTGGACGCCGTATCCCAGCAGATGGCGTCTCACCCCCAGTATCTGGAGAGCTTCCTGCGCACACAGCATTACATCCTGCACATGGACGGCCCCCTGCCGCTGCCATACCGCCATTATATCGCCATCATG GCTGCAGCACGACATCACTGCAACTACCTGGTGTACCTGCACTCAGCCCAGTTTCTGAGGGTGGGCGGAGACCCTCTGTGGTTGCAGGGTTTGGAGGCGGCGCCCGCTCGCCTTCGCCTCCTTGACCACATCAACAAAGTTCTGGCCCACCAACCCTGGCTGACCGCCTGCTCTCACATCCAG AAGCTGCTGAAGGCGGGCGAGCAGTGCTGGTCGCTGGCGGAGCTGGTGCAGGCCGTGGTCATCCTGGCCCACTGCCACTCCCTCTGCAGCTTTGTCTTTGGATGCGAAACAGACTCAGACTTTGTCCCTTTCTCCAAATCTCCTAACGGTACCCCGTCAAGCCTTTGCGCTTTTGATGCTGCCAACGGCAACACTAACGTGCCTCCATCGCTCGCCACTCCCCCCGAACATATAACACGACGACGG TCCTTTGACTCCGGCTGTGACATGGTGGGTCTAAAGGAGAGGATCCAGAAATCCCAGGAGGAGTGTGAGAAGAGAGAAGAGCGCTTTCTGCAGACACAGACACTCCAGCAAACAG ACCTGGAAGACGAGGAGGAGACGATGTGCTTCGCAGATCCGTCGCGCTTCATCACAGACCCTGACTTTTGCTATCAGGAGTTCGCCCGCAGGGACGAGGACCACTTCCAAGTGTTGAGAGTTCAG GACTATTCATGGGAAGACCACGGCTTCTCCTTAGTCAACAGGTTGTACTCGGACATCGGGCACCTCTTGGACGACAGATTCAGGAGCGTAACCACCCTCCCCTCATTGCACAGCCCCGACATGAAGAGGGCGATCTGGAATTACATCCACTGTGTGTTAGGAATACG CTACGACGACTACGACTACGGAGAGGTGAACCAGCTGCTGGAGCGAAATTTGAAGTTGTACATCAAGGCGGTGGCTTGTTTTCCGGATGCCACAAAAACCCCAGTGTGTCCGCAGAGTTGGACTCCGCTTAAAACTACAGAAAGG ATACACTTAAATCTACTAATCATGGAGGCCCGGTTGCAGGCGGAGCTGCTGTACGCGCTGAGAGCCATCACTCAGTACATGATTGCCTGA
- the sesn4 gene encoding sestrin-3 isoform X2: MVNGERERVSLLFMKALVSRGSVDAVSQQMASHPQYLESFLRTQHYILHMDGPLPLPYRHYIAIMAAARHHCNYLVYLHSAQFLRVGGDPLWLQGLEAAPARLRLLDHINKVLAHQPWLTACSHIQKLLKAGEQCWSLAELVQAVVILAHCHSLCSFVFGCETDSDFVPFSKSPNGTPSSLCAFDAANGNTNVPPSLATPPEHITRRRSFDSGCDMVGLKERIQKSQEECEKREERFLQTQTLQQTDLEDEEETMCFADPSRFITDPDFCYQEFARRDEDHFQVLRVQDYSWEDHGFSLVNRLYSDIGHLLDDRFRSVTTLPSLHSPDMKRAIWNYIHCVLGIRYDDYDYGEVNQLLERNLKLYIKAVACFPDATKTPVCPQSWTPLKTTERIHLNLLIMEARLQAELLYALRAITQYMIA; encoded by the exons ATGGTGAACGGTGAGAGGGAGCGAGTGTCGTTGCTGTTCATGAAAGCTCTGGTCAGCAGGGGGAGCGTGGACGCCGTATCCCAGCAGATGGCGTCTCACCCCCAGTATCTGGAGAGCTTCCTGCGCACACAGCATTACATCCTGCACATGGACGGCCCCCTGCCGCTGCCATACCGCCATTATATCGCCATCATG GCTGCAGCACGACATCACTGCAACTACCTGGTGTACCTGCACTCAGCCCAGTTTCTGAGGGTGGGCGGAGACCCTCTGTGGTTGCAGGGTTTGGAGGCGGCGCCCGCTCGCCTTCGCCTCCTTGACCACATCAACAAAGTTCTGGCCCACCAACCCTGGCTGACCGCCTGCTCTCACATCCAG AAGCTGCTGAAGGCGGGCGAGCAGTGCTGGTCGCTGGCGGAGCTGGTGCAGGCCGTGGTCATCCTGGCCCACTGCCACTCCCTCTGCAGCTTTGTCTTTGGATGCGAAACAGACTCAGACTTTGTCCCTTTCTCCAAATCTCCTAACGGTACCCCGTCAAGCCTTTGCGCTTTTGATGCTGCCAACGGCAACACTAACGTGCCTCCATCGCTCGCCACTCCCCCCGAACATATAACACGACGACGG TCCTTTGACTCCGGCTGTGACATGGTGGGTCTAAAGGAGAGGATCCAGAAATCCCAGGAGGAGTGTGAGAAGAGAGAAGAGCGCTTTCTGCAGACACAGACACTCCAGCAAACAG ACCTGGAAGACGAGGAGGAGACGATGTGCTTCGCAGATCCGTCGCGCTTCATCACAGACCCTGACTTTTGCTATCAGGAGTTCGCCCGCAGGGACGAGGACCACTTCCAAGTGTTGAGAGTTCAG GACTATTCATGGGAAGACCACGGCTTCTCCTTAGTCAACAGGTTGTACTCGGACATCGGGCACCTCTTGGACGACAGATTCAGGAGCGTAACCACCCTCCCCTCATTGCACAGCCCCGACATGAAGAGGGCGATCTGGAATTACATCCACTGTGTGTTAGGAATACG CTACGACGACTACGACTACGGAGAGGTGAACCAGCTGCTGGAGCGAAATTTGAAGTTGTACATCAAGGCGGTGGCTTGTTTTCCGGATGCCACAAAAACCCCAGTGTGTCCGCAGAGTTGGACTCCGCTTAAAACTACAGAAAGG ATACACTTAAATCTACTAATCATGGAGGCCCGGTTGCAGGCGGAGCTGCTGTACGCGCTGAGAGCCATCACTCAGTACATGATTGCCTGA
- the foxo4 gene encoding forkhead box protein O4, protein MEESSMPPIDPDFEPQSRPRSCTWPLPRPDISVVKQEGADGTESAAGTPPADEDKPEPQQITSEPEKAAAVEGGVVAGVGGANATPRKGSSRRNAWGNQSYADLISQAIENSPEKRLTLAQIYEWMVKTVPYFRDKGDSNSSAGWKNSIRHNLSLHNKFLRVHNESTGKSSWWMLNPEGGKTGKAPRRRAASMDNSSKLLKSRMRAKQTKKAAGANGAGGGLQGDGSTGAAGADSPNSSQQFPKWGVNSSSPSSRGSLDDSDMWTTFRPRTSSNASTLSGRLSPIAPGQEEDDNLPEDGLLGRYAASSMTPTLTETLMEELDLIDNLTLMTGQQGGASPSTAPPAPPTPLPSASTLLPRGSSFPTFHQLQSPSLPQAPSHTGTQASVSLCGPSSKEPATFSNSLFNHMSSSGSRGGSHFSPHVPSSLEALLTSDSPPPSDILMSQVDSLMSSPGNVSQMGLGSSVVGGRPKPNQLLLAKGLEPNTVAPMALQPQMQQQQHHLHHHHHHQQQQQQQHQHHSQLGLGMILSNMSQDPPQLSALKDQHAGSVAAGTNLSGMSQFGHPSCFPTGQDRLPTDLDIDMFTENLDCDVDYIINSDLMDDDGIDFNFDPILPGGQGYAGPATTQGSAHTWVPS, encoded by the exons ATGGAGGAGTCATCCATGCCCCCCATTGACCCAGATTTCGAGCCGCAGAGCAGACCCCGCTCCTGCACATGGCCGCTCCCGAGACCCGACATCTCGGTTGTCAAACAGGAGGGGGCGGACGGCACAGAGTCCGCCGCCGGCACCCCGCCCGCCGACGAGGACAAGCCCGAGCCGCAGCAAATCACGTCCGAGCCCGAGAAAGCGGCGGCGGTCGAGGGCGGGGTCGTGGCCGGCGTGGGCGGAGCCAACGCAACGCCCCGCAAAGGATCTTCCAGACGTAACGCGTGGGGGAACCAGAGCTACGCTGATCTGATAAGCCAGGCCATCGAGAACTCTCCGGAGAAGAGGCTGACCCTGGCTCAGATCTACGAGTGGATGGTGAAAACAGTGCCTTACTTCAGAGATAAAGGAGACAGCAACAGCTCAGCTGGCTGGAAG AATTCAATTCGCCACAATTTATCACTCCACAACAAGTTCTTGAGAGTACACAATGAATCGACAGGAAAGAGCTCCTGGTGGATGCTCAACCCAGAGGGAGGGAAGACCGGAAAGGCTCCTCGCCGCCGCGCCGCCTCCATGGACAACAGCAGCAAGCTGCTGAAGAGCCGCATGAGGGCCAAGCAGACCAAGAAGGCGGCGGGAGCAAACGGCGCCGGAGGGGGGCTGCAGGGTGATGGCAGCACGGGTGCAGCAGGCGCAGACAGCCCTAACTCGTCCCAGCAGTTTCCTAAATGGGGggtcaacagcagcagcccctCGTCCCGTGGCAGCCTGGATGACTCTGACATGTGGACCACCTTCCGCCCCCGCACAAGCTCCAACGCCAGCACCCTGAGCGGGCGTCTGTCCCCCATCGCCCCAGGCCAGGAGGAGGATGATAACCTGCCGGAGGACGGGCTGTTGGGGAGATACGCCGCCAGCAGCATGACCCCCACCCTCACTGAGACCCTCATGGAGGAGCTGGATCTTATCGACAACCTCACCTTGATGACGGGGCAGCAGGGAGGGGCCAGTCCCAGCACAGCCCCACCAGCACCTCCCACTCCACTGCCTTCTGCCTCCACCCTGCTGCCCCGAGGCTCCAGCTTCCCCACCTTCCATCAGCTGCAGTCACCCAGCCTCCCGCAGGCCCCCTCCCACACCGGGACCCAGGCCTCCGTCTCTCTGTGCGGACCGAGCAGCAAAGAGCCGGCAACCTTCAGCAACTCCCTGTTCAACCACATGTCGAGCTCCGGCTCTCGTGGGGGCAGCCATTTCAGCCCCCACGTACCATCCAGCCTGGAGGCGCTGCTCACCTCCGACTCCCCCCCTCCGAGTGATATTTTGATGAGCCAGGTGGACTCCCTCATGTCCAGTCCCGGAAACGTGAGCCAGATGGGTTTGGGCTCATCTGTAGTGGGCGGGAGGCCCAAAcccaaccagctgctgctggctAAAGGGCTGGAGCCAAACACTGTGGCGCCGATGGCTCTGCAGCCtcagatgcagcagcagcagcaccacctgcaccaccaccaccaccaccagcagcagcagcagcagcagcaccagcatcACTCTCAGTTGGGTTTGGGGATGATTCTCTCCAATATGTCCCAGGACCCTCCACAGCTCTCCGCTCTCAAAGACCAGCACGCAGGATCCGTTGCCGCGGGCACAAACCTGTCCGGGATGAGTCAGTTTGGACATCCGTCCTGCTTCCCCACTGGTCAGGACCGGCTTCCCACAGACTTGGACATAGACATGTTCACCGAAAACCTGGATTGTGATGTGGACTACATTATCAACAGTGACCTCATGGACGATGATGGCATTGATTTCAACTTTGACCCCATACTGCCTGGAGGTCAAGGCTATGCAGGGCCCGCCACTACACAGGGCTCCGCTCACACCTGGGTGCCCAGCTAA